GTGTATTGACCGTTTGACTGACGGTTAGCACGGTAGACCTTCATATCATCCTGACCACCATTAGCTGACCATACCGGAACTACAACACTGGAAACTGTTGATGGAACATTAGAAAGTGCCACGTTGAAACCTGTTGCTGTATTGGTAACACTAGCCGATACCTTACCTGCGATAACAGTTGCTTTTGGCGTTTCGGCCGGCTTGGCTACTGCAGGTGTTGTTGCCGGTTTAGAAGTTTCGGCTGGTTTGGCTACTGTTGGTGTAGAGACCGGTTTAGAAGCTTCGGCTGGTTTAGATACGGCTGGAGCAGTCGATGATTGACTGGTAGCTGAATAGTTATGACTGCCACTGAGGAGGGTATCCAGCTTCCTAGTCTGAACATTTTGTCCGTAAACAATCATATTGTAAGTGCCAGTGTCGTTTTTATGATCCTTAGTCGCCACTGCAAAAGTGTATTGACCGTTTGACTGACGGTTAGCACGGTAGACCTTCATATCATCCTGACCACCATTAGCTGACCAAACTGGAACTACAACACTGGAAACTGTTGATGGAACATTAGAAAGTGCCACGTTGAAACCTGTTGCTGTATTGCTAACACTAGCCGACACCTTACCTGCGATAACAGTTGCTTTTGGCGTTTCGGCCGGCTTGGTTACTGCCGGTGTAGTTGCTGGTTTAGAAGTTTCGGCTGGTTTTGGCGCTGGGGTTGTTGCTGGCAGACCTGCATGTTTCTTATAATAGTCAGAAATTCCTTTGACAATTCCATCAACCAATTTTTCCTGATAAGCTGCGGACGAGATTTTTGCTGACTCTGCACTATTGGACATATAGCCCAACTCTAGCAAGACCGCGGGAGCAGTCGTCTCACGCAAGACCTGGAAAGTTCTCCGCATTACTCCACCGTTTCGAGCACCAGTATTGGTAATTAGATTAGATTGGATGCTGTTTGCCAAACTTGCACTCAAATTTATGCGCTGAGCATCATTGTGATACTGGCTATTGATTCGCGCAGGATACTCTGGAAAATACTGATAATAGTAAGTCTCAATCCCATTAGCAGAAGGAGACGTCGAAGCATTAAAATGAATACTTACAAAAATATCTGAAGAAGTTCGATTGGCTTTTTCAGAACGCGGCAATAAACCAACAGAGCTATCTGCCGTTCGAGTCAATTCCACTCGGAAACCTTGCGCTTCAAGCTTTGATTTTACACGATTCTGAATCTGTAGGTTCAAATCCTTTTCATTTTTACCAAAATAAACGGCACCGGGATCACTACCACCATGTCCTGCATCTAAGTAGACAACTTTATTGAAGACATTGTACTGCCCTTGAGATGCTGAACCACTGGATACTGATGTCGTAGATGCGGATGGCTGAACAGGGGTATTTACGGGCGTTGTCGGCGCAACCGTTCCTACAGAAACATAGCGTCGATTTCCACCATAAGAAATGTAGCTTAACCATTTATGCTGGTCCGCAGTTACCACACTGTCATAATTAACCGTTTGCCCCTTTTCATAGCGTGCCAAATCTGGACTTGAAATCTTTGGCTCACTCTTAACACCTGTAGCCTGAGTAAAGACATAACTACCTGAAGGTGCTACATTTGGGGCTACTGGTTCTGTTGATGCTACAGTTGGCGTCGTTTGGCTTACTTGATTTGAAACAGCTTGGGTGCTCCCTGACTGTGGCATCGATCTCAAAGAGGTCGTTCCTGTCGTGTCAGTTGGTTGAGTCACTGCTTCCGCTGTCGCTTCTGTGGTTACCGTAGTTTCTGTGGCAGCAATAGGATCAACTGAAGGAGCAGTCGCTACCGTTGATGTTGAAGGCGTAATCACTGGACTAACATCCGACGAAACCGGCACTTCTTCAGCAGATGCTGTTTGAGTGGCCATAAAGGACACGCTTGCCAATAAAACAGAAGCAGCACCAAATGAATACTTCCGAATCGAAAAACGTTGTTTTTGATCAAATTTCATATAAATCTCCTATGTGTACAAACATATCTATCAACAATCACAAGCTAAATCTGGTCCCAAAACGTCCATATCAATTCGACACCGCATTTTGTTGTGAGCACAAAAACTTCTGCCAACATTCTACCATATATAGGAAAAACTTGCAATGATAAACAACTATTCTGTAACTATTATTTCGTTTAAACATTCTACTACAAAATTTGCTGCCTACAGATCCTCTTTTTTTTTAAAATCAACGAGAACCTCAATTTGGTAAAGGGCTAATTTTTACATAAAAAATGAGGCTGGGCAGAAAGTCCAGCCTCGCTTCTCAGAGTTCGTGTCAACATCTCAGCGCAGTGGTTGATTGGCAGATTTGTTCGTGTTTCACACTCCCATCCACTCCCTATAATTCCTCAGCTATCTTATTAATTTTCCGCAGGCGATGATTGACACCACTCTTGGTAATTGGGTTGGTCAAGCTATCCGCCAATTGCTGGATAGAATAGTCAGGATGCTGGATGCGGAGCTGGGCCACTTCCTGCAAATCTCCAGGCAACTGGTCCAGTCCAATGGTCTCGATAATCTTACTGATATTGTTAATGGTTTTCATGCTGGCAGTGACTGTCTTGGCAATATTGGCCGCCTCGGCATTGGTCGCACGATTGAGATCGTTTCTGGCCTCGCGCAGGAGCTTGACATTTTCAAACTCGGTCTTTGCCTCTTCTGCCCCAATGACTAGGAGGAAATCCATGATATCCTCGGCTCGTTGCAGATAGGTAATGGTCCCTTTTTTTCGTTCAATCACCTTGGCATCCAGCAGAAATTTCTGCATCAAGTCCGCCAAGTCATGGGCATGGTCGCTGTAGACCGAGGCAATTTCCAACTGGTACTTACCTTTTTCAGGGTCCTTGACAGAGCCCGCCGCCAAAAAGGCACCTCGCAGATAGGCCTGGCTCCAGGAATCATTTTCCAATACCAGCGGTGAAATCCCCGTCTCCAAGCCGAAAAAGCTATCTGCCAGATAGAGGTCGTTGAGAATATCATTGACCCCGTCCTCGATATGAACAGAATAAATCCTATTCTTTCTAAGGTTTTGCCGTTGGTGGTGACGGATTTCCGCCTTAATCTGGTAAAAGGTCTGGAGCATTTCATAGACATGCCGAGCAATCTTGGCATTTTCAGTCGTAATGGACAGGGTCAAACCTGACGATGCCAGACCTAGACTGCCTGCCAGCTTGATCATGGCCGACAACTCCGACTTATTTTGACTGGACTGAATCAGCAATTCTTCCTTGACTTGTATCGTAAAACTCATGACCGCACCTGCAAGATATTGAGTAATTCTTCTACTACAAAATCACCGTCGTGAAAAGCTCCGCCATTTTCCAAACGAAGAAAATTCGACGAAATCACGCGCCGCGCCTGGTCCTGAAGCCCTGCAAAATCGTGCTTGACCTGGACTAGATACTCATCAAACTGGTGGGTATCCATGTAGTCCTGTGGCACAGGCTCGATGTTAACCAGGACGGTGTCAATAAAACGACAGGCCAGATGGGCATTGAGGACCGTAACGTGGTCAGCATCTGAGAAGAACTCCGTCTCCCCGCGCTGGGTCATGATGTTGCAGACGTAGACCACCTCCGCCTTGGTCTCCTTGAGAGCTTGTCCAATCTCGGGAATCATAAGGTTGGGTAGAATAGAGGTGTAGAGGGAGCCAGGTCCCAGCACCACCAAATCGCTGTCCATAATGGCATCCACTACCTGCGGACTGGCTGTTGGGGTTTGATCATTGTAGGTATCGGTGACAAATACATGCCCAATCATGCCTGGATGCTTGGAAATTTTACTTTCACCGACCACCTCAGTCCCGTCAGTAAAGACGGCATGGAGGGTCAGCGGATGCTCACTGGAAGGATATATTTTCCCTGTCGTATGGAAAAAGCGGGTCAAGAGCCGCATGGCATTGTAGGTCGATCCCTGCATCTCAGAAATCCCAGCGATGATGAGATTGCCCAGCGGATGCCCTGCCAAGGGACCGTCGCTGGCATCAAATCGGTACTGGAAAATCTGCTCATAGAGCTTGGGCATATCTGACATAGCCAGGAGGACATTGCGCAAATCACCCGGCGGTGTAACCTGGAGGGCATGGCGAATCTCACCAGACGAGCCTCCGTCATCTGCCACCGTCACGATAGCTGTAATGTCCGCATCCTTGTTGCGCAGGCTTTTGAGAATCACAGGAATCCCCGTTCCTCCTCCGATAACCGTAATCTTTGGCTTTCTCATGACCGATTGACCGTCTCTTTCCGCTTGTCTTTGTCCCGATGACTCAGGTTGACAAGCCAGTTTTTCTCTAGGTCTTCTGCTAGGCGTTTGGCAAAAGCTACGCTGCGGTGTTGACCGCCCGTGCATCCGACGGCTATGGTCAGAACTGATTTACCTTCCTTCTGGTAACCTGGCAGAATTGGCTCGATCAAGCTTATCAAATGGCCGTAGAACTCTTCTGATTCCTGGTGGTCCATAACGTAATCGTAAACCGGCTGGTCCATCCCTGTCAGATTGCGCAGTTCGGGCTTGTAATATGGATTTGGCAAGAAACGTACGTCAAAGACCAGGTCCGCATCTAGAGGTAGGCCGTACTTAAATCCGAAGGATAGGACTTCCACCCTGAAAGACGGCTGATTGTCCTGGCTAGCGAATTGCTCAGAGATGGCCATACGTAGGTTTCTCGGTGTCAAATCCGAGGTATCAATCACATTCTGACTCATATTTTTCAAGGGAGCTAGAAGTTCGCGCTCTAGATTGATACCGTCGAGAACTCGGCCGTCTGCAGCCAGAGGGTGAGAACGGCGGGTCTCCTTATAGCGGGCCACCAATTCACTATCCGTGGCATCCAGGAAGAGAATCTTGAAGTCCAGGTCTTCTGCAGTTTCCAGGTCATCTAGAACCTCACGGATTTCCGCAAAGAAGGACCGGCTCCGCATGTCGACAACCAGGGCAATCTTGTTATTGTCCTTGCTGGCATGGATGAGCTCGATAAATTTCGGCAATAGGGTCGGTGGCATATTGTCAATGGTAAAGTAGCCCAGGTCCTCAAAGGACTGGATAGCGACTGTCTTACCGGCTCCCGACATCCCTGTCACGATAACTAGTTGGAGTTTGTCTGCCATAGCTAGACCTCCTTTTTCTGATTTATTCAACAACGGCGATGACTTCGATTTCAACCTTCACATCGCGTGGCAGGCGAGCAACTTCTACAGCTGAGCGAGCTGGAAAATCGGATGAGAAGGCTGTTTTATAGACCTCATTAAAGAGTACAAAATCATTCATATCCTTGAGGAAACATGTTGTTTTGACAACGTGGTCAAAGTCTGTTCCAGCTTCTGCTAGGATGGCTGCAATATTTTTCAAGACTTGATCGGTCTGTTCTTGAATGGTCTCACCAACCACTTCACCCGTTTCTGGTGATAGGGGTACTTGGCCTGATGCGAAGAGCAGATTACCTACGACCTTACCCTGAACGTACGGGCCGATAGCTGCTGGTGCTTTGTCTGTGTGAATAGTTTTCATAGTATATCTCCTTTTGTTTTCTAAATCTATTATAGCATAGGTTGCTAGGATTGAGGTAGTTTTGGGAATTCTTTCCATGGACAATCCCTGAAATTTTATGTAACAAAAAAGGCTGGACATGGATTCCAACCTTATCTAGAGCTTCTCATTTTTTCTATTAACATCTCAATACAGCATGATATCATGTTCCAGTGGCTTGATAAAATACAGAGCTAGGTTATCATCGTTGTAAGCAGAAGCTCCAATTGCCAGAGGGCTGCCCTCATACCAAACACTAGTCCCATCCGGAATAAAACCGTTTTGCACATAAAGTTTCTGAGCCTTGCCATAATGAGCATTCAGACCAACACCTATCCCTATCTGGGATGTAAAATCGGATACAAGTTGGCAGATAGCATCCAATAATCTGTAGCAAATTCCCTGACCCTGAAACTGTTCAAAGACATTAAAATCGACAATTTCAGGAATACCTGTCTGAAAAAATCGCCCCTTCTTGGGAGATTTGACAAGAGTAATATAACCCAGACAGGCCTGCTCATTTTCAGCTACCAAGACCTGGCGCTCGCCTTCTTCCTGCTCTGTCAAATAACTTTCCAGGATTGCCTTCCGCGACAGCCAGCCCTGCTCTAAAAAGCCTGATCTAGCTTCTCAATATGACAAGCCTCTAAATGAATCATTCTAATCATGTCACGCTCCTCTGTATAGATAAACACAAGACATCTTTAGGTAAAATGATAGGTGTAACTAAATCTCTCTAGAAAAATCACTGTCTAGTTCCCGATAGGGTTGGATATTTTGAACATATTCTAAGACGCCTTGAAATTGGTCTTCTTGGTCACGAACCGCCTTGTAAACGACATAAACAAAGGTTTCTTCATCCTTTTTGAACCACATAGTCACTTCATTTTTCTGTCCACTGCGCAGGAGTTCAAAGATTTTTTTGACCTTGTCAACAATTTTTGGTGGATGACAGAGTTCGACATTGCGTCCGATTTGACTAGGTGTTCGCTTGAAAATCATTTCCTCAACTGGATGGCTATCATTGTAATATTGGAAAATGTCATCCTTGTTCACGAAGGTTAATTCCAATGGTAAATGATTAAGGATGAGATTCGCTTGTTCAAGAGTCAAATAACCATTGCCAAAAGGCTGTGGACTAGCAGGGTCCAGAACTGATGTGGTCGGTTCTTTTGGTGTGAAGGAGATAGTAAACTGTCCCTCTGGCGTATCAATCACCCGCACATTGGGATCGCTTGCCTGCGGTGCAGATGATGCGTCCTTCTGCTCTGCTATTTCTCCAAAAGAAACCCGATGGGGAACCCATTTTGCTGTAGGTTTCACAATTGCGTAGCCATAAGCATCACTTTCAGCGGCAATCTGCAACCAATCATCTTGTGTAAAAGTCTCCAGCAAAATCATTAGCAAAATCGCTTCTTCCTTGAAAACCATCTCTTCAAACTCAGTGGCGAAAATTTCAAAAATTTGACGAACAGTTTCTATATCTCCATCTGGCAAGGTATCTAAAGCCTTACGGGCTTCCTTAAAGAGCAGACGAATATCATCATCTACACCCCACATAACCTTGGGTGGCGCATCATGACCGTAGCGCTCCATGATTGGAAAGAAGAGTTTTTCCTTGCGCGTATAATGATGGTCAAACTGACCTAACAATTTATATTGACGTTGCAAACCTTGGAGAAGTTGGTCGCGCACTTCTTCCTCCTCCACTTGCTCATACTGCTCTAAAATCCGACGAATGCGCAATAAAGCTCCACGAAGTGCAAGATTTTCTTGTTTAAAGACATAAACAGGATGACCTTCTTGATCCATGTCTGCCACTTGGACATCCGATATAGCTCCCTTGAAAAGATTGGCATGAACATTACATAAGCCCATAACATCTTCGAAGGTAATCCCCGTATCGCTGGACATGAGTTCGTATTCCATCATCGAAATCTCCAGCGCTGACACACCTGTAAAATGCTGATTAAATTGTTCCTGAACGGACTCCGCGCTAGCTCCGTTATGCAGGTCCAAGAGGATATTTTTTAAAATATCAATTCGCTGTTCACGCATCATTGCCTCCTACTACCTGATACCCATTCCACTCTAAGGTTTGTTGGATTTGTTTCAACGAAATCTTGGTCATTTTAGAACCCATTTTCAGACTGGTCACCTTTCCAACTGTGTGAAGCATGGCAGGATTGGCCAGTGGGGAAAAACCAAGCTCAATCAGTATATCCTTGACTTCTGGGTGCTGGTTGATAATCTCTGCCACAGGCAGATTTAGGTCGATGGTGTTCATTGTTTTTCCCCCTTCAACGCCTCAAACTTCGCTTTCATGGTTGGATTGTTACGTGTTAGCTTTTTGACCGTGACGTCATCCAGTTTGTTATTGGCCAGACGGAGCTGATTCTCGCTGGTGGTCAGGGCTGCTTTGACCGCCTCCATCCGCTTGATAGCCTTATCAATCTCGTCAATGGCTTTTTGGAAATTGGTGCTGGCTGACTGGTAGTTCTTGGCAAAGGCTGTTTTAAAGGTCGCCAAATCTTCTTCAAAATGGGTAATATCGATATGCTGTTCTCTGACCAAGGCCAATTCTTGCTTGTATTTCAAACTATTGAGCGCCGCATTGCGTAAAAGTCCTATCAACTGTATAAAGAACTGAGGACGAACCACATACATTTTCTCGTACTTGTGGCTGACATCAACAATCCCCGTATTGTAGTAATCGTTATCCGCCTCTAGCATGGTCACTAGCACCGCATATTCACAGTTCTTCTCACGACGATCCTTGTCCAATTCTTTGAAAAAGTCCTCATTCTTATGCTTTTTAACCGTGTCATCCGCCTCATTTTTCATCTCAAACATGATGGAAATGATTTCTACACCATTTTCATCCGTCTCGCGGTAGATGTAGTCGCCCTTGGACCCACGCGCCGACACTTGATTATCTTTTTCAAAATAAGCATTGGGAAAGGCTAACTGTCGAACCTTATTGAACTCCGACTCAGCATACAATTCCAAACTTTCACCGATAGCCTTGGTCGATTGCTGGGCCTTGAAGTTCTTATAGAACTCTACCTGCTCGCTAGCCGCCTTGAGCTGAACCTCATACTCCTGCCGAGTGGTCGCCAGCGCCAATTCCTGCTTCTGCTCCTGCAAAACCAAGGCATTCTGGGCCGCATCCCGCTCCTTCTCAACCTGAGCCACTGCCTGCTGCAACTCCAAATCCTTGGACAGACCCACTTGCTCCAATTTTGCCTTTAGCTCTAGGATTTCTTGGTCTTTTTGGGAAATAGCAGAGCTGATTTCTAATTCCGACTGACTAGTCAGTTTGTCCAGCTGAGCCTGAAGTGCCATCAACTCCTTATCCTTTTGAGCAATAGCAGAGCTAACCTCATGTTCCGTCTGACTAGACACCTGCTCAACCTTAGCTGTCAGTTCTAAAATAGCCTTATCCTTGTCAGCCAATTTAGCCTGCAAGTCATTTTCAGCCTTCTGAGCCAGCAACTCTGTCTCACGCGCCAAACGATCATGAACTTCCTTATCAAACTCCACACCACGAACCTGAGCCAAAAGCTGGCTGTATTCTGTTTCATTAACTTGAAAAGCCGTCCCACAATGCGGGCAAGTAATATTGTGCATGATTTTCTCCTAAATCTGTTCTTGAACAAAGTGCGACCACTTTTCTTGCAAGGGTTTCTGTTCTGGCACTTCAGCCCCCTCAAGCAAGGCTTGGATACATTCATGCTGGACCAGCCAACCGGTCATATCTTTTTCAGCCGTCGCAAATTCATTGCCAAAATCCTTAGGAATGATTTCCTCAAAGGCAATGTGACTCCCACCTTCTTGCTCTGTCAGAATAAAACCAACCCGAGCAGTATCCCAAGTATAGACAATTTCATGCGGTTCGCGATAGGCCAACAAGTCCATCTCCTCGCGGAAATCATCCATTTCAAAGACCAACTTTTGTCCTTCAATATGGAGTTCTGGAAACCATTTGGCAAAACCAGCGTCTGTAGCCAGTAAATCCCATGTTTCTGTCAAAGATGCAGAAACGGAGTATACCACATTTAATTGATAGTGTGTAGAGGTTGTAGTAATTGAAATTTTCATATGTCTAGTATAGCAAAAAATCTCTAAAAAATGAAAAAACACCAGCAAAGCCAGTGTCTAACTGTTCCTTTCCCTCACTGAGACTAGGATACGTCTCGCAAGAGGATTGACAATAAAATAACTCAAGGGAAGCGACAGAATAATATTTCTCAAAAAGCGGAAACCATAAATCGGTAGATGAAAGGGAAGATGGCTCATATACATACCAAATACTCCCATAATTAACCCCATTGCAACAGACCGAAAACTAATCATAGCAAAGGAAATATGCTTTTCAGAAGGTAATTTTGGTCCGATGAAATTGATCCATCTGAGGGCTAAAGGATTGACAAATTGCGATGCTATAAAAGAGACAACCACTCCCAAGAAATAAGATGGCAACAAAATAGGTAGTTGCAAGCGACCTGCCCACCATAAATTATAAACAGTCATTACAAATCCCATCATCGCTGACATTAACATGCCAAAAAACAAGCGTTCCTTTCGATTTTGAGGCATAAACTACTCCTCCTATACAGCTTCGTTAGTTATAGTATAACACAAATCACTAATTATTGGTATTGATTGATAAGAAAAGCCTGAATCGCTCCAGGCTTATTACTCAAAGAATTTATAGTAATCTTCCAATTGCATTTCCGCTTTTTGCTGGCGATTGAGGTCTTGGATAATTTGACCATCCTTCATGACAATCAAGCGATTGCCAAAGTTAAGGGCATCCTCCATCTGGTGAGTGACCATAAGGGCAGTCAGCTCCTGGTCGGCAATCAGGCTATCCGTCAAATTCATGAGGGACTGGCTGGTCTTTGGATCAAGGGCCGCCGTGTGTTCATCCAAGAGCAACAGCTCTGGCTTGACGATAGAGGCCATTAAGAGGCTGAGAGCCTGACGCTGGCCACCCGATAAGAAACCAGCTGGAGTGGCGATATGCTTTTCCAGACCATTGCCAATTTTTGCTAGGGTCGCCTCAAACTCTTCCAAATGCTGGGGAAGTTGCCGAGGAACCAACCCACGACCTTGGCCACGGTACTTGGCAATCAAAAGATTTTCCGCCACAGTCATCCGAGGTGCCGTTCCCATCTTGGGATCCTGAAAGACCCGGGACAGGTACTTGGCCCGCTTTTCCGCTGGCCACTTGGTCACATCCTCGCCCAAGATAGACACTGTTCCACTGGTCAAGGGCAGGGTACCTGCTATGACATTGAAGAGGGTGGACTTACCAGCACCATTGCCACCGAGAATAGTGATAAAATCCCCTTGGTAGATAGTCAGATTGACATCCTTTAGAATCACGCGCTCCTGGTCCAGGCCATTGTTGACCACCACACACGCATTTTTTAGTTCAACGATTGCATTCATTTGGTCAAGCTGGCTCCTCTCAGGATGTTATTTTTGATTTCAGGGACCATGAGGCAGACTGCCAAGATGAGGGCCGAAAAAATGCGGAGGTAGCTGGTATTGATTCCCAGGGAAATCACACCCAAAATCAAGAACTGGTAGAAAATCGCTCCCACCACAATGGTGATAAAACGCTCCGCCATTGTCACATTATCAAACAAAACCTCACCGATGATGAGACTGGCCATGCCGACCACGATGACACCGATACCGCGCGAAACGTCCGCGTAACCCTCCTGCTGGGCGATGAGGGCACCAGCAAGGGCGATGACCCCATTGGAGAGGATCAGACCCATAAGCTCCATACGGCTGGTATGAATGCCAAAACTGCGCGCCATGTCGGGATTGTCACCCGTAGCGATAAAGGCCTGACCCAGGCGGGTATTTAGGAAGAATAGCAGAGCAGAGATGACAGCCACAACTGCCATTAGGCCTAGTATCAATCCATTTGTCTCCCTATCAAAAGGCAGGAGGTCCTGCAAACTCTTGATATTGAGCAAGCCCAGATTGGCCCGCCCCATGATGAAGAGCATAATGGAATGGCAGGAAGACATAACCAGAATCCCCGACAAGAGGGTTGGAATTTTCCCCTTGGTATACAGGAGACCGGTCACAAGCCCTGCCAAACAGCCTGCGAAAACAGCAGCTAAGGTCGCCAGAATCGGGTGGACACCCTGAGTAAGTAAGGTCACAACCACTGCTCCGCCCAAGGGAAAGGAACCCTCTGTCGTCATATCTGGAAAGTTCAAAATACGGAAGGTCATGAAGATACCAAGACCAAGAATGGCCCAAAGCAGGGCCTGGGAAATGGTGGAAAGGATCATAATTCTCTCTAAAATTTCGTTTATTTAATCACGCGGCTTGCTTTTTCAACAATCTCCGCTGGAAGGGTAAGGCTAAGTTCATCAGCTACTTTTTGGTTGACGACAACGGTACCTTGGTTAAAGACTTCAACTGGTGTGTCAGCTGTTTTGGCACCGTCAAGAACCTTGGCAGCCATTTTACCAGTAGCAACACCTAGGTCAAATTGGCTGAGGGTTACAGATGCGATACCGCCACCTTCGACCATATCCTCTACAGAAGTATAGATTGGTTTTTTAGACTTGTTGGCTGCAGAAACGACTGTTGAGAAAGCCGATGCAATGGTATTGTCAACTGGTGTGAAGAAGGCGTCTACCTTGGTTGAGGCAACTTCTACTGTTGAGGCAATTTCGTTTGAAGAAGGAACTGCATACTCGATAACTTCATAGCCTGCTGCCTCAGCTGCCGCCTTAAATTCAGCAACTTGGGCCTTTGAGTTGTCCTCGTTTGATGAGAAAAGAGCACCGATTGTTTTTGCCTCTGGGGTGATTTGTTTAATCAAGTCAATAGTATCTGCTACTGGTGTTTGGTCAGAAACACCAGTGATATTGCCACCAGGATTTTTCAAATCAGCAACCAAGTTGGCACCGACCGGATCTGTTACAGCTCCCATGATAATCGGTAGGTCGCTGGTTGCGTTGGCTAGGCCTTGGGCGGCTGGTGTCGCAATACCAATCAGCAATTCGTTGCCATTATCGACCAATTTTTTACTCATGGTTTGCACTTGAGACTGGTCACCTTCTGCATTCATAAAATCAATTTCTAGGTTGACATCCTTATCGTAGCCGCCTTCTTTGAGACCAGCTTCGATTCCTTTGTAAATTTCGTCCAAGGAAGCGTGGGTCACATATTGGAGAACTCCGATTTTAACGGTTTGAGATTCCGTCCCAGTCTCTGTTGAGGTCTCTTGTTTATTCTGATTTGAAATCACTACAGCCACAATAATCGCAAAAAATGCAATCAACACACCCATCAATTTTTTATTTTTCATCATAAACCTCTTTCTTATTAAAACAATTGTATCTATTTCGTCAATTCAAGATCTGTAAGCTACGCCATCGTTTCATCATAATGTAATCTCCTTTGTATAGAAAAAGCCCACGCATACTAAAATCGTATGCGAGGGCGTCAATGACACGGTGCCACCTCACTTATGGGAATTCTCCCATATCTCATCTCCTCAAACAAGGAGTTGCACTGTAAGGTGTGCCAACCGAACTATCATTGTTTTAAGTTCATTTGCGTGACTGTTTTGGCTGAGTACTTATGCCAAACAATCTCATCAGCCCATTTCATAAAACTCCGCCACCTGTTCTCAGCACCACAGGCTCCCTGAAGACTTCTGTCCTACTACTTCTTCTGATTACATACGATTATAGATGGTCTTGGAGGATTTGTCAAGGATTTTGAACAAATTTTCTGAAAATTCCTTAACATGTTGTCAGCCCCCAAAATATGCTATACTAGAAAAAGCTAGATTCCAGGAAGAGAAAGAGGTCTACCATGTCTTTTGACGGATTTTTTTTACATCACATGACGGCTGAGTTAAAGGCCAATTTAGAAGGTGGGCGGATTCAGAAAATCAACCAACCTTTTGAACAGGAGATTGTCCTCAATATCCGCAGCAACCGTCAGAGCCATAAATTGCTCCTGTCCGCCCATTCGGTTTTCGGTCGGGTTCAGCTGACCCAGTCGGACTTTACCAATCCAAAAGTGCCCAATACCTTTACCATGATTCTGCGGAAATACTTGCAGGGAGCTATTATCGAGGAAATTCGTCAGTTGGACAATGACCGCATCTTAGAATTTTCGGTGTCCA
The sequence above is a segment of the Streptococcus suis genome. Coding sequences within it:
- a CDS encoding ABC transporter substrate-binding protein; translation: MMKNKKLMGVLIAFFAIIVAVVISNQNKQETSTETGTESQTVKIGVLQYVTHASLDEIYKGIEAGLKEGGYDKDVNLEIDFMNAEGDQSQVQTMSKKLVDNGNELLIGIATPAAQGLANATSDLPIIMGAVTDPVGANLVADLKNPGGNITGVSDQTPVADTIDLIKQITPEAKTIGALFSSNEDNSKAQVAEFKAAAEAAGYEVIEYAVPSSNEIASTVEVASTKVDAFFTPVDNTIASAFSTVVSAANKSKKPIYTSVEDMVEGGGIASVTLSQFDLGVATGKMAAKVLDGAKTADTPVEVFNQGTVVVNQKVADELSLTLPAEIVEKASRVIK